The following are encoded in a window of Roseimaritima ulvae genomic DNA:
- the rho gene encoding transcription termination factor Rho produces MPNNRNPRYRNDRPRRGADGSRNHQNSDRRPRHPDAEVDQRIRELDAERDPLSLPEEIVDEANRAGQRVGIPAQLETAESDQVNVSMLQQLSDPQLREMAKSDGLDNIAKLRRTELIFEILKNRMKRNGLMYGEGTLEILPDGFGFLRSPQYHYVSCPDDIYVSPSQIRRFGLQTGSNVAGQIRPPKENERYFALLRIEAINHQDPMQRKQQLSFEDLTPLHPDTRIIVEHDPKDMSTRVVDLLTPIGFGQRGLIVSPPRAGKTVLMQRMARAVLKNYPDAYVFILLIDERPEEVTDMEREVRSPQCEVVSSTFDEPAQRHIQVAQMVIEKAKRMVEYGTDVVIFLDSITRLARAHNSDGENNGKLMSGGLDSAALQKPKALFGSARKVEEGGSLTILATALVDTGSRMDDVIFEEFKGTGNLEIVLDRSIVDRRIWPAIEMHLSGTRREEMLLDPEEYRRINLLRRGLADLTAADAMEQLTTALAKTQNNAEFLLGIRG; encoded by the coding sequence ATGCCAAACAATCGAAACCCCCGCTACCGAAACGACCGTCCCCGCCGCGGCGCGGATGGTTCCCGCAATCACCAAAACTCCGATCGTCGGCCGCGACATCCCGATGCCGAAGTCGACCAACGCATCCGCGAATTGGATGCCGAGCGCGATCCGCTGTCGCTGCCCGAAGAGATCGTCGATGAAGCCAATCGAGCCGGCCAGCGCGTCGGCATCCCGGCACAACTGGAGACAGCTGAATCGGATCAGGTGAACGTTTCGATGCTGCAGCAGCTGTCCGATCCGCAGCTCCGCGAGATGGCTAAGAGCGATGGCTTGGACAACATCGCCAAGCTGCGTCGCACCGAATTGATTTTTGAAATCTTAAAAAACCGCATGAAGCGGAACGGCTTGATGTACGGCGAAGGCACGCTGGAAATCTTGCCTGACGGTTTCGGCTTCCTCCGCAGCCCGCAGTACCACTACGTCAGTTGCCCGGACGATATCTACGTGTCGCCCAGCCAAATCCGGCGGTTTGGGTTGCAAACCGGCAGCAACGTGGCCGGTCAGATCCGTCCCCCCAAAGAAAACGAACGCTACTTTGCCTTGCTGCGGATCGAAGCGATTAATCACCAGGACCCCATGCAGCGCAAGCAGCAGCTGTCCTTCGAGGATCTCACGCCGCTGCATCCCGACACGCGGATCATCGTTGAACATGATCCCAAAGACATGAGCACTCGCGTCGTCGACCTGCTGACGCCGATCGGCTTCGGCCAGCGGGGACTGATCGTCAGTCCGCCCCGCGCCGGAAAGACCGTGTTGATGCAGCGAATGGCTCGGGCGGTGCTGAAAAACTATCCCGATGCCTACGTGTTCATCCTGCTGATCGATGAACGGCCCGAAGAAGTCACGGACATGGAACGCGAAGTTCGCAGTCCGCAGTGTGAGGTCGTTAGCAGCACCTTCGATGAACCCGCCCAGCGACACATCCAAGTCGCTCAGATGGTCATTGAAAAAGCCAAGCGGATGGTCGAGTACGGTACGGACGTGGTGATCTTCCTGGATTCCATTACGCGTTTGGCTCGGGCCCATAACAGCGATGGCGAAAACAACGGCAAGCTGATGTCCGGTGGGCTGGACAGCGCAGCGCTGCAGAAGCCAAAAGCCCTGTTCGGGTCGGCTCGCAAAGTCGAAGAAGGTGGCTCGCTGACGATTCTGGCCACCGCGCTGGTGGACACCGGCAGCCGCATGGACGACGTGATCTTTGAAGAATTCAAAGGCACCGGCAATCTGGAAATTGTGCTCGACCGCTCGATCGTGGACCGCCGCATTTGGCCCGCCATCGAAATGCACCTGAGTGGCACCCGACGTGAAGAGATGCTGTTGGATCCGGAAGAGTATCGCCGCATCAACCTGTTGCGCCGCGGGCTGGCCGATCTGACGGCCGCCGACGCGATGGAACAGCTCACCACGGCGCTGGCCAAAACGCAGAACAACGCCGAGTTCCTGTTGGGGATTCGCGGCTAG
- a CDS encoding exodeoxyribonuclease III: MKLVSWNVNGIRAAMSKGLRDYVEAEQPDVLCLQETKAHPDQVDLAWADELGYQRLWNCAVKKGYSGTSLWSKVPPRSHRLGLGISEHDQEGRVITASFDDFHLVNVYTPNSQRGLTRLDYRQQWDAAFLDFVKKLNRRKPVIFCGDVNCAHHEIDLANPKANRKNAGFTDQERAGLDAVAAAGFVDSFRAFDKGPENYSWWTYRNNARERNIGWRLDYFWVADKFWKQGGVSDARIRPEIFGSDHCPVELTLA; this comes from the coding sequence ATGAAATTGGTTTCTTGGAATGTGAACGGCATTCGTGCCGCCATGAGCAAAGGTTTACGCGACTATGTCGAAGCCGAGCAGCCCGACGTGCTGTGCCTGCAAGAAACCAAGGCTCATCCCGATCAGGTGGATCTAGCATGGGCCGATGAACTGGGCTACCAGCGGCTGTGGAACTGTGCGGTCAAAAAGGGCTACAGCGGAACTTCGCTGTGGAGCAAGGTGCCGCCGCGAAGCCATCGACTGGGGCTGGGGATCAGTGAGCACGACCAAGAGGGTCGTGTGATCACGGCCAGTTTTGACGACTTCCACTTGGTCAACGTCTACACGCCCAACTCGCAACGCGGTTTGACGCGGCTGGACTATCGTCAGCAGTGGGACGCGGCGTTTCTGGATTTCGTGAAAAAACTGAATCGCCGCAAGCCGGTGATTTTTTGCGGGGACGTAAACTGCGCCCACCACGAAATCGACTTGGCCAATCCAAAAGCGAACCGCAAAAACGCCGGCTTTACCGATCAGGAGCGAGCCGGACTGGACGCCGTGGCGGCGGCTGGGTTTGTCGATTCTTTCCGGGCCTTCGATAAGGGGCCGGAAAACTACAGTTGGTGGACTTATCGCAATAACGCCCGTGAGCGTAATATCGGCTGGCGGTTGGACTACTTCTGGGTGGCCGACAAGTTCTGGAAACAAGGCGGCGTGAGCGATGCCCGCATCCGCCCCGAGATCTTCGGCTCCGACCACTGCCCCGTTGAGCTCACGCTCGCGTAG
- the coaE gene encoding dephospho-CoA kinase (Dephospho-CoA kinase (CoaE) performs the final step in coenzyme A biosynthesis.): MIVIGIVGPPAGGKSTVAKQLMGLGAAWIDADAIAHQVLQQPEVQRHLVAHFGPRVMAGQDVDRKWLAGQVFGADPTSLEQLRWLEATIHPPTLLLLQKQLIEAADRRAPAALLDVPLLFESGCDLLCDFIWCLDTPLEKRRQWVQKRGWSAEELQKREQRQLPLVEKKRRSTHVIANDGDVGTLAETVQRLWTEVTRPANRPQSLQSDSPQRETSERPRVSGGDPHCNGPLPSA, translated from the coding sequence ATGATCGTAATTGGGATTGTGGGGCCCCCGGCTGGCGGGAAATCAACCGTTGCCAAGCAGCTAATGGGCTTGGGAGCCGCCTGGATCGATGCCGATGCGATCGCGCATCAGGTGCTGCAGCAGCCGGAAGTGCAGCGGCATTTGGTGGCGCATTTCGGGCCGCGGGTGATGGCGGGCCAAGACGTCGACCGCAAATGGCTGGCCGGACAGGTTTTCGGGGCTGACCCGACCAGCCTTGAACAGTTACGATGGTTAGAGGCAACGATTCACCCCCCCACACTTCTTCTCCTGCAAAAACAACTAATCGAAGCCGCTGACCGCCGTGCTCCGGCGGCCCTGTTGGATGTTCCGCTATTATTTGAATCAGGCTGCGATCTGCTGTGTGATTTCATTTGGTGCTTGGATACACCCCTGGAAAAGCGTCGCCAATGGGTTCAGAAGCGTGGATGGTCCGCAGAAGAGTTGCAAAAACGTGAACAGCGACAGTTGCCGCTGGTCGAGAAAAAACGGCGTAGTACCCATGTGATTGCCAACGATGGTGATGTGGGGACCCTGGCCGAAACGGTGCAGCGACTGTGGACCGAAGTAACCCGCCCTGCCAACCGCCCCCAATCCCTGCAATCCGATTCCCCGCAACGTGAAACTTCCGAACGCCCTCGCGTAAGCGGCGGTGACCCGCATTGTAACGGCCCCTTGCCTTCCGCTTAA
- a CDS encoding deoxyhypusine synthase family protein, translating into MTEVQQSAPSQRAAFGGHAPSISRFMEQHYRHFNAREMLAGAKAYREFVAAPNNGRMLVSLAGAMSTGELGISLAAMIRAGKVHAISCTAANLEEDLFNLVAHDEYKIVEDWRALSAADELALRDQGFNRVTDTCIPETVMRHLERRLLNLWTDAADKGEAYTPAEYMFRLLDDTELHQHFQVPAENSWMVAAKEMGIPVFVPGYEDSTLGNIFAARVYEGKVANHSCVLSGTAQMERLIHWYEASSAESPIGFYQIGGGIAGDFAICVVPLMIQDLKLDVPLWSYFCQISDASTSYGGYSGAVPNEKITWYKLDEHAPKFMIQSDATIVAPLMFAYVMGW; encoded by the coding sequence GTGACCGAAGTGCAGCAATCGGCGCCCTCGCAACGGGCTGCGTTTGGCGGACATGCCCCCAGCATTTCCCGCTTCATGGAACAGCACTATCGGCATTTCAACGCTCGCGAAATGCTGGCCGGTGCCAAAGCCTATCGCGAATTCGTGGCGGCACCGAACAACGGCCGGATGTTGGTCTCCCTGGCCGGAGCGATGAGCACCGGAGAACTGGGGATCTCGCTGGCGGCCATGATCCGCGCCGGTAAAGTACACGCGATCAGCTGCACGGCCGCCAATCTGGAAGAGGACCTGTTTAACTTGGTCGCCCACGACGAATACAAAATCGTCGAGGACTGGCGAGCCCTATCGGCGGCCGACGAGCTGGCTCTCCGCGACCAAGGCTTCAACCGCGTCACCGACACCTGCATCCCCGAAACCGTGATGCGGCACTTGGAACGGCGACTGCTGAACCTGTGGACCGACGCCGCGGATAAAGGCGAAGCTTACACGCCGGCCGAGTACATGTTTCGCCTGCTGGACGATACCGAACTGCACCAACACTTCCAGGTTCCCGCCGAAAACAGCTGGATGGTAGCGGCCAAAGAAATGGGCATTCCCGTGTTTGTGCCAGGCTATGAAGACTCCACGCTGGGCAACATCTTTGCCGCTCGCGTCTACGAAGGCAAAGTCGCCAACCACTCCTGCGTGCTTAGTGGTACCGCCCAGATGGAACGCCTGATCCACTGGTACGAAGCCAGCTCGGCGGAGTCGCCGATCGGTTTCTATCAGATCGGTGGTGGCATCGCCGGCGACTTTGCGATCTGTGTGGTTCCGCTGATGATTCAAGACCTCAAGCTGGACGTGCCGCTGTGGAGCTACTTCTGCCAAATCAGCGACGCCAGCACCAGTTACGGTGGCTACAGCGGAGCGGTGCCCAACGAAAAAATCACTTGGTACAAATTAGATGAACATGCTCCCAAGTTTATGATCCAAAGCGACGCCACGATTGTCGCCCCGCTGATGTTCGCCTACGTCATGGGGTGGTAA
- a CDS encoding 3-keto-disaccharide hydrolase: MFLTVSRLLGSLAVLALISTTSATAEDAKWITLFDGKTMEGWEKVGKEDSHWEVKDGALVGSGTQSMLVCSEGPYKNFRYRAEIKINDGGNSGLYFRTTRRPGFMDGYEAQVDSTHTDPIRTGSLYGFCHVYKQLVKPDTWFTYELEVRDDVWRGREMTRIKITVDGNELYEYMDFDKTYKSGHFAFQQHDPGSKVSIRKVEVQPLAD, encoded by the coding sequence ATGTTTTTGACCGTTTCTCGCTTACTCGGCAGCCTGGCTGTGTTGGCCCTGATTTCGACCACCAGCGCGACAGCCGAAGACGCCAAATGGATTACTCTGTTCGACGGCAAGACCATGGAAGGTTGGGAAAAAGTCGGCAAAGAAGACAGCCATTGGGAAGTCAAGGATGGGGCGTTGGTCGGTTCGGGAACGCAGTCGATGCTGGTCTGCAGTGAAGGCCCTTACAAAAATTTCCGCTACCGCGCCGAAATCAAGATCAACGATGGCGGCAATTCGGGACTGTACTTCCGCACCACCCGTCGCCCTGGATTCATGGACGGCTACGAAGCTCAGGTCGACAGCACCCACACCGACCCCATTCGCACCGGATCGCTGTACGGTTTCTGCCACGTCTACAAGCAATTGGTGAAACCCGACACCTGGTTCACCTACGAGCTGGAAGTCCGCGACGATGTCTGGCGTGGACGTGAAATGACCCGCATCAAAATCACCGTCGACGGTAACGAACTGTACGAGTACATGGACTTCGATAAAACCTACAAGTCCGGGCACTTCGCCTTCCAGCAACATGATCCAGGCAGTAAGGTCAGCATCCGCAAGGTCGAAGTCCAGCCGTTGGCGGACTGA
- a CDS encoding GNAT family N-acetyltransferase translates to MLNINRESSADLLADAPVWNALSGGNPMRQSIWLRSWWEAFSPSLGESSELYLVTARREDGTLAAVMPLYRTRQQNRVTLAALGQGVACTDHVSLLRDTDQDALELARQIGNWLATAAKSPTDYWDVLDIDGMVEGDPVIEGLAAGLQDHRATVQAVSKVNLWFKDTRADSWEEYLSHLSKTNRKKTRRRSKRVDDDPSLAWRNATTTEQVLENVDALIRIHQARWEAVGEPGSFASDQMRRFIKTAAERLHANGQLRMPVVTRDDQIVALEFQVMGDDEVVYCYSSAMDAQHQDIEPGHIISSSTLQYAYSQGLAGMDMMRGDEPYKERMQGQPQRVVNLHALAPSIAPRLKQAAWDAAFGAKQWLRAQLGREPVSKVTVRSANAT, encoded by the coding sequence GTGTTAAATATTAATCGAGAATCCTCCGCCGACCTGCTTGCTGACGCCCCCGTTTGGAACGCCCTGTCGGGCGGCAATCCAATGCGGCAGTCCATTTGGCTTCGCTCTTGGTGGGAAGCCTTTTCGCCATCGCTGGGCGAGTCGAGTGAGCTTTACTTGGTCACCGCCCGTCGCGAGGACGGTACTCTGGCGGCCGTTATGCCCCTGTACCGGACCCGCCAGCAAAACCGCGTCACGCTGGCCGCCTTGGGCCAAGGCGTCGCCTGCACCGACCATGTCTCGCTGTTGCGAGACACCGATCAGGATGCCCTCGAGCTGGCTCGCCAAATCGGAAATTGGTTGGCCACGGCGGCCAAATCGCCCACCGATTATTGGGATGTACTGGACATCGATGGCATGGTCGAAGGCGACCCAGTAATTGAGGGACTGGCCGCGGGACTGCAGGACCACCGCGCCACCGTGCAGGCGGTATCGAAGGTGAATCTATGGTTTAAAGACACCCGCGCCGACAGCTGGGAAGAATACCTCTCGCATCTGAGCAAAACCAATCGCAAAAAAACACGTCGCCGCAGCAAACGCGTGGACGACGATCCTTCCCTGGCTTGGCGAAACGCCACCACGACCGAACAGGTGCTGGAGAACGTCGACGCGTTGATCCGGATTCACCAAGCACGCTGGGAAGCGGTGGGGGAACCGGGAAGTTTTGCCAGTGACCAAATGCGGCGGTTTATCAAGACCGCGGCCGAGCGTCTGCACGCAAACGGGCAACTGCGGATGCCGGTGGTTACTCGTGACGACCAGATCGTTGCACTCGAGTTCCAGGTCATGGGGGATGACGAAGTCGTCTACTGCTATTCTTCGGCGATGGATGCACAGCATCAAGACATTGAACCGGGCCACATCATTTCTTCGTCGACCCTGCAGTATGCGTACAGTCAAGGCTTGGCGGGCATGGACATGATGCGTGGCGACGAGCCCTACAAGGAACGCATGCAGGGTCAGCCGCAGCGCGTGGTCAACCTGCACGCCCTGGCGCCCTCGATCGCCCCACGCCTGAAGCAAGCCGCCTGGGACGCCGCCTTCGGAGCCAAGCAATGGCTACGAGCCCAACTGGGCCGCGAACCCGTTTCCAAGGTCACCGTTCGCTCCGCAAACGCAACATAA
- the pgi gene encoding glucose-6-phosphate isomerase has translation MSSALTASPQWQALSDHYAQIKDLHLRQLFADDPQRGQRFTVEAAGLYLDYSKNRITAETLPLLLDLARSVNLQDRIEAMFRGDKINLTEGRAVLHTALRAPRDASVIVDGENVVPEVHAVLDKMAAFCQRVRGGQWKGHSGKRIRNIVNIGIGGSDLGPVMAYEALRHFSQRDLTFHFVSNVDATDFAEAVADLDPHETLFIVASKTFTTIETMTNADTARQWLLAAVEGDEAAIAKHFVALSTNAEKVSAFGIDTENMFEFWDWVGGRYSMDSAIGLSTMLAVGPDGFRDMLDGFHELDQHFRTAPLEQNLPVLMALLSIWYSNFFGVETTAVLPYEQYLSRFPAYLQQLTMESNGKYVTVDGEQVDYETGLIYWGEPGTNGQHSFYQLIHQGTRLIPCDFIAFAKSLNLIGDHQDILIANVLAQSEALAFGKTAEEVRAEGTEDWLVPHRVFQGNRPSNTILGEQMSPQVLGKLVALYEHSVYVQSVIWNIDAFDQWGVELGKVLAKNIIPELEAVNEPDLQHDSSTNELIRRYRQMR, from the coding sequence ATGTCCTCCGCCCTGACCGCCAGTCCCCAATGGCAAGCTCTCTCGGACCACTACGCCCAGATCAAAGACCTTCATCTCCGCCAGCTCTTCGCCGACGATCCTCAGCGTGGGCAGCGGTTCACCGTCGAAGCCGCGGGCTTGTACCTGGACTATTCCAAGAACCGCATCACGGCCGAAACGCTGCCGCTGCTGCTGGACCTGGCCCGCTCGGTCAACCTGCAAGACCGTATCGAGGCGATGTTCCGTGGCGACAAAATCAACTTAACCGAAGGCCGCGCGGTGCTGCACACGGCGCTGCGAGCCCCTCGCGACGCCAGCGTAATCGTCGACGGCGAGAATGTGGTTCCCGAGGTGCACGCGGTGCTGGACAAAATGGCGGCGTTTTGCCAGCGCGTGCGCGGCGGCCAGTGGAAGGGGCACAGCGGCAAACGAATCCGCAACATCGTCAATATCGGCATCGGGGGCTCCGACCTGGGACCGGTGATGGCTTACGAAGCGCTGCGGCATTTCAGCCAACGCGATCTGACCTTTCACTTTGTCAGCAACGTCGACGCCACCGATTTTGCCGAAGCGGTCGCAGACCTGGATCCTCACGAAACCCTGTTTATTGTGGCTTCCAAAACCTTTACCACGATCGAAACGATGACCAACGCCGACACCGCTCGGCAATGGTTGCTGGCGGCGGTCGAGGGCGACGAAGCAGCGATCGCCAAACATTTTGTGGCCCTCTCGACCAATGCCGAAAAGGTCTCCGCGTTTGGCATCGACACCGAGAACATGTTTGAGTTCTGGGATTGGGTCGGTGGCCGTTACTCGATGGATTCCGCCATCGGCCTGTCGACCATGTTGGCCGTCGGTCCGGACGGCTTTCGCGATATGCTGGACGGCTTTCACGAACTAGATCAACATTTCCGCACCGCACCGCTGGAACAGAACCTGCCCGTGCTGATGGCTCTGCTGTCGATCTGGTACTCCAATTTCTTTGGTGTGGAAACCACGGCCGTGTTGCCCTACGAACAGTACCTCAGTCGCTTTCCTGCCTACCTGCAGCAGTTGACGATGGAGAGCAACGGCAAGTACGTGACGGTCGATGGCGAACAGGTCGACTACGAAACCGGGCTGATCTACTGGGGCGAACCGGGCACCAACGGTCAACATTCGTTTTACCAGTTGATCCACCAGGGCACGCGGCTGATCCCCTGCGACTTCATCGCCTTCGCCAAATCGCTGAACCTGATCGGTGACCATCAAGACATCTTGATCGCCAACGTGTTGGCGCAAAGCGAAGCGTTGGCGTTTGGGAAAACCGCTGAAGAGGTCCGAGCGGAAGGCACCGAGGACTGGCTGGTTCCACACCGTGTGTTCCAAGGCAATCGCCCTTCCAACACGATCCTGGGCGAGCAGATGTCCCCGCAGGTGTTGGGCAAACTGGTGGCCTTATACGAACACAGCGTGTACGTGCAAAGCGTGATCTGGAACATCGACGCCTTTGATCAGTGGGGCGTCGAACTGGGCAAGGTGTTGGCCAAAAACATCATCCCCGAATTGGAAGCGGTCAACGAGCCCGATCTGCAGCACGACAGTTCCACCAACGAACTGATTCGCCGCTACCGACAGATGCGGTAG
- a CDS encoding elongation factor G codes for MNSQAVSAIRNIVFCGHGSAGKSTLVDQLLISAGAVSGPRSVDAGNSICDSDELEQHHRHSIDSAVTHCEANEKHFTLIDTPGYPEFLGQVIAALRAVEMACVCVHAGDGIQVNTRRTFEEAGRAGVGRGIVVTRLDDPKADFGTLLHDMQELWGPAVVAFNVPLGQSESLRGVASALDLPIEARDAAINLAHAHERLVERIIETDEALMEKYFEGEMPDPATLATLLHKAVAAGTFIPVFCTAATSSIGLSELLAGLALAAPAPCDLQRTAKQAGDAVPVSCTPEGPLVAQVFKTRIDPFVQKLSYLRIFSGSLSKDQMVHVQGVRKDVKMHPLLRCQGSETEAIETAQAGQIVATAKMEDLHIGTSLGDITMPSIPFPKPMVGLAVSAKTRGDEKKLALSLNKLVEEDPTFQLSRDSQTSELVMNGMSDLHLQLLRERLATRDKLEVETHDPKIPYRETISSPAEGSYRHKKQSGGRGQFGEVHIRVYPMPHDVDINEFATKSRFPAMRDHHYDAANNFLWVDSVVGASIPGNFMPAVEKGFKERMGKGVVAGYQLQDLAAEVHFGKHHPVDSSEAAFKIAASLGLREVVQKAQPSLLEPLVTLHITVPDDHVGDVYSDMSSRGGRVLGSESVGGGQQTVACQVPLRCVSHYDRTLSSMTGGQGSYTMEFSHYEPVPQNIQQEIIASAKIAEEED; via the coding sequence GTGAATTCGCAAGCCGTTTCAGCCATCAGGAACATTGTTTTTTGCGGCCATGGTTCGGCCGGCAAGTCAACCCTGGTCGATCAATTGCTGATCAGCGCCGGGGCCGTGTCTGGTCCCCGCAGTGTGGATGCTGGCAACAGTATCTGTGACAGCGATGAACTGGAGCAGCATCACCGGCACTCCATCGATTCGGCGGTCACTCATTGTGAAGCCAACGAAAAACACTTCACCCTGATCGATACGCCGGGCTATCCCGAATTTTTGGGACAAGTGATTGCGGCGTTGCGAGCGGTGGAGATGGCCTGCGTGTGCGTGCACGCCGGCGATGGCATCCAAGTCAATACGCGGCGCACCTTTGAGGAAGCTGGTCGTGCTGGTGTTGGCCGTGGCATCGTGGTCACTCGCTTGGACGATCCCAAGGCCGATTTCGGCACGTTGTTGCACGACATGCAGGAGTTGTGGGGCCCGGCGGTTGTGGCGTTCAACGTCCCGCTGGGCCAAAGCGAATCGCTGCGTGGTGTGGCCTCGGCTCTGGACCTGCCGATCGAAGCTCGCGACGCGGCGATCAATCTGGCTCACGCTCATGAGCGATTGGTTGAGCGGATAATTGAAACCGACGAAGCGTTGATGGAGAAGTATTTCGAAGGCGAGATGCCCGACCCAGCCACGCTGGCCACACTGCTGCATAAAGCCGTCGCGGCGGGCACGTTTATCCCCGTGTTCTGCACCGCCGCCACGAGCTCGATCGGGCTGAGCGAATTGCTGGCCGGGCTGGCGCTGGCCGCCCCCGCCCCTTGCGATCTGCAGCGCACCGCCAAACAGGCCGGCGACGCCGTGCCGGTCAGCTGCACCCCCGAGGGCCCCCTGGTCGCGCAGGTCTTCAAAACCCGAATCGATCCCTTTGTGCAAAAGCTGAGCTATCTGCGGATCTTTAGCGGCAGCTTGAGCAAAGATCAAATGGTGCATGTCCAGGGAGTGCGAAAAGACGTCAAGATGCATCCGCTGTTGCGATGCCAAGGCAGCGAGACCGAAGCCATCGAAACCGCTCAGGCAGGTCAAATCGTGGCTACCGCCAAGATGGAAGATCTGCATATCGGCACCAGCCTGGGCGACATCACCATGCCCTCGATCCCCTTCCCCAAACCGATGGTCGGATTGGCGGTCTCGGCCAAAACTCGAGGCGACGAAAAGAAGCTGGCCCTGTCGCTGAACAAATTGGTCGAGGAAGACCCCACGTTTCAGCTCAGCCGCGACAGTCAAACCAGCGAATTGGTGATGAATGGCATGAGCGACCTGCATCTGCAGCTGTTGCGTGAGCGGTTGGCGACCCGTGACAAGCTGGAGGTCGAAACGCACGATCCCAAAATCCCCTATAGGGAAACCATTTCTTCGCCGGCCGAAGGCAGCTACCGACACAAAAAACAAAGCGGGGGCCGCGGCCAATTTGGCGAAGTCCACATCCGCGTGTACCCCATGCCGCATGATGTCGACATCAATGAATTTGCCACCAAAAGCCGCTTTCCGGCGATGCGGGACCATCACTACGATGCGGCTAACAATTTTTTGTGGGTCGATTCGGTGGTCGGGGCCTCGATCCCTGGGAACTTTATGCCCGCCGTGGAAAAGGGATTCAAAGAACGCATGGGCAAGGGCGTGGTTGCTGGCTACCAGTTGCAAGACCTGGCGGCGGAGGTGCATTTCGGCAAGCATCATCCGGTCGACAGCAGCGAAGCGGCCTTTAAAATCGCGGCCAGTCTGGGGCTGCGGGAAGTCGTCCAGAAAGCTCAGCCCTCGCTGCTGGAACCCTTGGTCACGCTGCACATCACGGTTCCGGACGACCATGTGGGGGACGTGTACAGCGATATGAGCAGCCGCGGCGGGCGGGTCCTGGGCAGCGAATCGGTCGGCGGAGGCCAACAAACTGTGGCATGCCAAGTTCCCCTCCGCTGCGTCAGCCACTACGATCGCACGTTGTCGAGTATGACCGGCGGACAGGGCAGTTACACGATGGAATTTAGCCACTACGAGCCCGTCCCCCAAAACATCCAGCAAGAGATTATCGCATCGGCAAAAATCGCCGAGGAAGAGGACTAA
- a CDS encoding outer membrane protein assembly factor BamB family protein, whose translation MRLPKLSLPLAALLLASVLPTISHAQDWSRFHGTDGSGYVPEASIADSWTESDYAWQVDLGARDVGSPIIRGGKVFLLSSDPASSERRIVALDLKSGEKLWQQAYPSAAQHLHSRNTFASSTPVANDRFVYVTWAEPEHTYLKCLDHQGQEIWTRDFGSWVSQHGFGTSPALIGDLLVLFDSQQGQRMPAGVPPGQSRMIAVRPDSGETVWETPLTTTRVCYGVPMLYEPPGGPKQIVAANTGDGLFGLDYATGKKLWNSTVFRARCVSSPILAGDLVIGTAGSGGGGNHLVAVKPSGSGAEEVFRLERGAPYVPTPAVVGKHLFMVDDKGIASCLDTTDGEVVWRKRVGGNYGASPVVLGNKMLIISLSGEATVLAAAEEYEELAQFDLGGPVGATPAYGDGYLLLRIGNRLCCLPTTG comes from the coding sequence ATGCGATTGCCCAAGCTTTCTTTGCCCCTTGCCGCATTGTTGCTGGCCAGTGTTTTACCGACGATCAGTCACGCCCAAGATTGGTCCCGGTTCCACGGAACCGACGGCAGCGGCTACGTCCCCGAGGCCTCGATCGCGGATTCTTGGACCGAGTCGGACTACGCTTGGCAAGTGGATCTGGGCGCCCGAGACGTGGGCTCTCCGATCATCCGTGGCGGCAAAGTTTTTCTGCTCAGCAGTGACCCGGCGTCCAGTGAACGCCGGATTGTGGCGTTGGACCTAAAGTCCGGTGAAAAACTATGGCAGCAAGCCTACCCGTCCGCCGCTCAGCATTTACACAGTCGCAATACCTTTGCCAGCAGTACCCCGGTGGCCAATGACCGGTTTGTGTACGTGACCTGGGCGGAACCCGAGCACACGTATCTAAAATGCTTGGATCATCAGGGACAAGAAATTTGGACGCGAGACTTTGGGTCCTGGGTCAGCCAGCACGGTTTCGGCACGTCTCCGGCATTGATCGGAGACCTGCTGGTGCTGTTCGATTCCCAGCAGGGGCAACGTATGCCGGCCGGCGTACCGCCGGGACAAAGCCGGATGATTGCCGTGCGTCCGGACAGCGGTGAAACCGTCTGGGAAACGCCGCTGACCACTACGCGTGTGTGTTACGGAGTACCGATGCTGTACGAACCGCCTGGAGGTCCCAAGCAGATCGTGGCCGCCAACACCGGCGATGGCCTGTTCGGCTTGGACTATGCCACCGGCAAGAAGTTGTGGAACAGCACGGTCTTTCGCGCCCGTTGCGTTAGTTCTCCGATCCTCGCCGGAGACCTGGTGATCGGTACGGCGGGCAGTGGAGGAGGCGGCAACCATCTGGTCGCGGTCAAACCTTCCGGCAGTGGCGCCGAAGAAGTCTTTCGCTTGGAACGGGGAGCCCCATACGTTCCCACGCCCGCCGTGGTCGGTAAGCATTTGTTCATGGTCGACGATAAAGGCATCGCGTCATGCTTGGATACCACCGACGGAGAAGTCGTTTGGCGGAAGCGCGTCGGCGGGAACTATGGCGCCTCGCCCGTGGTACTGGGCAATAAGATGTTGATCATCAGCTTATCGGGCGAAGCGACGGTGTTGGCCGCCGCGGAAGAATACGAAGAGCTGGCGCAATTCGATCTGGGCGGTCCGGTGGGAGCCACGCCCGCGTACGGTGACGGTTACCTGTTGTTGCGAATCGGTAACCGTTTGTGTTGCTTGCCTACCACAGGCTGA